The following proteins come from a genomic window of Coffea arabica cultivar ET-39 chromosome 11c, Coffea Arabica ET-39 HiFi, whole genome shotgun sequence:
- the LOC113716845 gene encoding protein TRIGALACTOSYLDIACYLGLYCEROL 1, chloroplastic-like: protein MHISLQGQRGARFGELCSSSGPNMQAASQFYSVFYFSNSRGSSCDIFARTKIKPLSSSKLARKLDLTLGSWTCKFPCAVRPCRLSVIPNTNDGHPCISVTEEDRRTDQAWNDELETFLSKWSPPGYLWRGLSVLILAGQVISRTIKGKVHWRNTLQQLERVGPKSVGVCLLTSAFVGMAFTIQFVREFTRLGLNRAVGGVLALAFSRELSPVVTSIVIAGRIGSAFAAELGTMQVSEQTDTLRVLGADPVDYLVTPRVIASCIALPFLTLMCFTVGMASSALLADSVYGIGINIILDSAHRALKSWDLVSAMIKSQVFGGIISVVSCAWGVTTLGGAKGVGESTTSAVVISLVGIFMADFALSYCFFQGAGDSLKNL, encoded by the exons ATGCATATTTCCCTTCAAGGACAGAGAGGAGCCAGATTTGGAGAATTGTGTAGCAGTTCTGGACCTAACATGCAAGCAGCCTCCCAATTTTACTCTGTATTTTACTTCTCCAACAG TCGCGGAAGCAGCTGTGACATATTTGCTCGGACAAAAATTAAACCTCTCAGCTCAAGTAAACTTGCCAGAAAGCTCGACCTAACTCTAGGATCTTGGACTTGTAAGTTTCCTTGTGCAGTCCGACCGTGCAGGCTATCTGTGATTCCGAACACAAATGATGGTCACCCATGTATATCTGTGACTGAAGAAGATAGGAGGACAGACCAAGCCTGGAATGATGAGCTGGAGACTTTTCTGAGCAAATGGTCACCACCAGGGTACTTGTGGAGGGGATTATCTGTTCTTATCTTGGCTGGGCAGGTCATTAGTAGGACCATAAAGGGCAAAGTCCACTGGAGAAACACCCTCCAACAACTGGAGAGGGTTGGACCTAAATCTGTAGGTGTCTGTCTCTTAACTTCAGCTTTTGTTGGAATGGCCTTCACCATACAATTTGTGAGAGAGTTCACTAGGTTAGGGCTGAATAGAGCTGTTGGTGGTGTCTTAGCGCTAGCTTTTTCAAGGGAGCTGAGTCCTGTAGTCACATCAATTGTAATTGCAGGACGTATTGGGAGTGCATTTGCTGCAGAATTGGGCACCATGCAAGTTTCTGAGCAAACTGACACGTTGAGAGTTCTTGGTGCAGATCCTGTTGATTATCTTGTTACACCAAGGGTTATCGCTTCCTGCATTGCTCTGCCATTTTTAACTCTAATGTGCTTCACTGTAGGGATGGCGTCCAGTGCCCTTTTGGCTGATAGTGTTTATGGGATTGGCATAAACATAATCTTGGATTCTGCTCATAGAGCTCTTAAATCATGGGATTTAGTCAGTGCAATGATCAAGTCTCAGGTATTTGGTGGGATTATATCCGTAGTTAGCTGCGCTTGGGGAGTTACAACATTGGGGGGTGCCAAAGGCGTTGGAGAATCAACAACTTCTGCTGTGGTTATATCTCTTGTCGGTATTTTTATGGCTGACTTCGCTCTATCTTATTGCTTCTTCCAGGGAGCAGGAGACTCGCTGAAGAATTTATGA